Below is a window of Janthinobacterium lividum DNA.
GATGCCATAGCTGCTGCGCAAGTGGCGGCCGATATGGATCAGCACTTGCGCTGCCACTTCCGCATCGGACTCGGCCCTGTGGGCCGCGCTCTTGAAGGCGATGCCCAGTTGGCTCGACAGCAAGCCCAGCTTGTAGCTGGCCATGCCGGGAAACACGCGGCGCGACAGTTTCAAGGAACACACGAGCGACTGATGCGCTGGCGTCAGGTTCAGCCTGGCGCTTTCCGCGCGCAGGAATTTTTCATCGAAGCTGGCATTGTGCGCCGACAGGGCGTCGCCGCCGATGAAGTCGAGCAGTTGCGGCACCACTTCGGCCACGGGCGGCGCCTTGTCGACCATGGCCTGCGTGATGCCCGTCAAGCCCGTGATGAA
It encodes the following:
- a CDS encoding 3'-5' exonuclease; the protein is MNVFDKPIVMIDFETTGLSPDMGDRITEVAALRIEGGQITDRYVTLINCNARIPSFITGLTGITQAMVDKAPPVAEVVPQLLDFIGGDALSAHNASFDEKFLRAESARLNLTPAHQSLVCSLKLSRRVFPGMASYKLGLLSSQLGIAFKSAAHRAESDAEVAAQVLIHIGRHLRSSYGIADVDADLLVSLNKLAAAKVPQFLQKHPSRR